One genomic segment of Macaca fascicularis isolate 582-1 chromosome 19, T2T-MFA8v1.1 includes these proteins:
- the DACT3 gene encoding dapper homolog 3: protein MIRAFSFPVSPERGRLRGWLEGSLAGLCELHWLRERQEYRVQQALRLAQPGMGGAEAEDEEDADEDEDAAAARRAAAALEEQLEALPGLVWDLGQQLGDLSLESGGLEQESGRSSGFYEDPSSTGGPDSPPSTFCGDSGFSGSSSYGRLGPSEPRGIYASERPKSLGDASPSAPEMVGARAAVPRSFSAPYPTAGGSAGPEACSSAERRARAGPFLTPSPLHAVAMRSPRPCSRPPTDSPDAGGAGRPLDGYISALLRRRRRRGAGQPRTSPGGADGGPRRQNSVRQRPPDASPPPGSARPAREPSVERVGGHPTSPAPLSRAWASSWESEAAPEPAAPPAAPSPPDSPAEGRLVKAQYIPGAQAATRGLPGRAARRKPPPLTRGRSVEQSPPRERPRAAGRRGRMTEASGRRGSPRARKASRSQSETSLLGRASAVPSGPPKYPTAEREEPRPPRPRRGPAPTLAAQAAGSCRRWRSTAEIDAADGRRVRPRAPAARVPGPGPSPSAPQRRLLYGCAGSDSECSAGRLGPLGRRGPPGGVGGGYGESESSASEGESPAFSSASSDSDGSGGLVWPQQLVAATAASGPGGGAGAGAPAGPAKVFVKIKASHALKKKILRFRSGSLKVMTTV, encoded by the exons ATGATCCGGGCCTTCTCGTTCCCGGTGAGCCCTGAGCGGGGACGGCTGCGGGGCTGGCTGGAGGGTAGCCTGGCCGGGCTCTGCGAGTTACACTGGCTCCGGGAGAGGCAGGAGTACCGCGTGCAGCAGGCGCTGCGGCTGGCCCAGCCCGGAATGGGGGGCGCCGAGGCCGAGGACGAGGAGGACGCTGATGAGGATGAAGATGCGGCGGCGGCGCGCCGGGCCGCAGCAGCCCTGGAGGAGCAGCTG GAGGCCCTGCCTGGGCTCGTCTGggacctgggccagcagctgggAGACCTGAGCCTGGAGTCTGGGGGCCTGGAACAGGAGAGCGGGCGCAGCTCGG GCTTCTATGAAGATCCCAGCTCCACGGGAGGTCCAGATTCACCACCCTCAACCTTCTGTGGGGACAGTGGCTTCTCTGGATCCAGCTCCTATGGTCGCCTAGGTCCCTCTGAGCCCCGGGGTATCTATGCCAGCGAGAGGCCCAAGTCCCTAG GAGACGCCAGTCCCAGCGCTCCGGAGATGGTGGGCGCGCGGGCAGCAGTGCCGCGGTCCTTCTCAGCGCCCTACCCGACGGCAGGGGGGTCCGCCGGCCCGGAGGCCTGCTCCTCGGCGGAGCGGCGGGCCCGCGCCGGGCCCTTTCTGACGCCCAGCCCCCTGCACGCCGTGGCTATGCGCAGCCCGCGACCCTGCAGCCGCCCTCCCACCGACTCGCCCGACGCGGGGGGCGCGGGGCGACCCCTGGACGGCTACATCTCAGCGCTCCTGCGCAGGCGCCGCCGCCGGGGGGCGGGCCAGCCCCGGACCAGTCCCGGGGGCGCGGACGGCGGCCCGCGGCGCCAGAACAGCGTGCGTCAGCGGCCGCCCGACGCGTCTCCGCCCCCCGGCAGCGCGCGGCCCGCGCGGGAGCCTTCGGTGGAGCGCGTCGGGGGCCACCCCACCAGCCCTGCCCCCTTGAGCCGCGCCTGGGCGTCGTCGTGGGAGTCGGAGGCTGCACCCGAGCCGGCTGCGCCTCCCGCTGCCCCCTCGCCCCCCGACAGCCCGGCCGAGGGCCGCTTGGTGAAGGCGCAGTACATCCCGGGCGCCCAGGCGGCCACCCGAGGCCTCCCCGGTCGCGCCGCCCGCCGCAAACCACCGCCACTGACCCGCGGCCGCAGCGTGGAGCAGTCACCGCCCCGGGAGCGTCCCCGGGCCGCCGGCCGCCGTGGACGCATGACGGAGGCCTCGGGCCGCCGGGGCTCGCCCAGGGCCCGCAAGGCCTCGCGCTCtcagtccgagaccagcctgctgGGCCGCGCCTCCGCGGTCCCGTCCGGGCCCCCCAAGTACCCCACGGCGGAGCGGGAAGAGCCTCGGCCGCCACGGCCACGCCGCGGCCCAGCGCCCACGCTGGCGGCCCAGGCCGCAGGGTCCTGCCGTCGCTGGCGCTCCACTGCGGAGATCGACGCTGCTGATGGGCGCCGCGTGCGGCCCCGAGCCCCGGCGGCGCGTGTTCCCGGCCCCGGCCCGTCCCCGTCAGCTCCCCAGCGTCGTCTGCTCTACGGCTGCGCGGGCAGCGACTCAGAGTGCTCGGCCGGGCGCCTGGGGCCCCTGGGACGCCGGGGGCCTCCGGGAGGCGTCGGCGGGGGTTACGGGGAGAGCGAATCGAGCGCCAGCGAGGGAGAGTCACCTGCCTTCAGCTCTGCCTCCAGCGACTCAGACGGCAGCGGTGGCCTCGTGTGGCCGCAGCAGCTGGTGGCGGCCACTGCGGCCTCCGGGCCCGGGGGCGGAGCAGGTGCAGGGGCGCCCGCCGGCCCCGCCAAAGTCTTCGTGAAGATCAAGGCTTCCCACGCGCTCAAGAAAAAGATACTGCGTTTCCGTTCGGGTTCTCTCAAGGTCATGACTACAGTGTGA